In Picosynechococcus sp. PCC 7002, the following are encoded in one genomic region:
- a CDS encoding metallophosphoesterase family protein yields MHGNRRQFLTYGGLALGSVLISRGIIAKSQAIANSAPTALNAPAPGETRLVVISDLNSAYGSTDYLSQVKRAIALIPDWQPDLVLCAGDMVAGQKSSLTPAQLTSMWQAFERYIAQPLRQANIPFAFTLGNHDASGSLRNGQYAFAADRQAASQYWRNPAHTPTLDFVDRRHFPFYYSFTQDNIFYSVWDASTARISPAQLAWIEASLASDQAQRSRLRFALGHLSLYPVASGSRSEPGNYLHDGDRLQALLEKYNVHTYISGHQHAYYPAHRGQLELLHTGALGDGPRSLVQGNLSPYRSLTMIDIPRGGTNLRYTTYNMDRLTVVDHGTLPGSLNTPRGYLQRRDLRAT; encoded by the coding sequence ATGCACGGGAATCGACGACAGTTTTTAACCTATGGGGGCTTGGCCCTAGGGAGTGTACTTATTTCGCGTGGGATTATTGCAAAATCTCAGGCGATCGCTAATTCTGCACCGACTGCACTTAATGCCCCAGCCCCAGGGGAGACGCGCCTGGTTGTGATTAGCGACCTGAACAGTGCCTATGGTTCCACGGATTATCTGTCCCAAGTGAAACGGGCGATCGCCTTGATTCCCGATTGGCAACCGGATCTAGTGCTCTGTGCGGGCGATATGGTCGCAGGCCAAAAAAGCAGCCTCACCCCAGCCCAGCTCACCTCCATGTGGCAAGCCTTTGAACGATACATTGCCCAACCCCTGCGCCAAGCAAACATTCCCTTCGCCTTCACCCTCGGGAACCACGATGCTTCCGGCTCCCTGCGCAATGGACAATACGCCTTTGCCGCAGATCGTCAGGCGGCCAGTCAATATTGGCGCAACCCTGCCCATACCCCGACCCTAGACTTTGTTGACCGTCGTCATTTTCCTTTCTATTACAGCTTTACCCAAGACAATATTTTTTACTCTGTGTGGGATGCTTCCACCGCCCGCATTAGTCCAGCACAGTTGGCTTGGATCGAAGCCAGTCTCGCCAGTGACCAAGCTCAACGGAGTCGTTTACGGTTCGCCCTAGGGCATTTATCCCTCTATCCTGTCGCTTCGGGCAGCCGCTCAGAGCCAGGAAATTATCTCCATGATGGCGATCGCCTCCAGGCTCTGCTCGAAAAATACAACGTCCACACCTACATCAGCGGTCACCAACACGCTTACTATCCCGCTCACCGGGGGCAATTGGAACTGCTCCATACAGGTGCTTTAGGAGATGGGCCGCGTTCTCTAGTTCAAGGCAATCTTTCCCCTTACCGGAGCCTCACGATGATTGATATTCCCAGGGGCGGCACAAACTTGCGCTACACCACCTACAACATGGATCGCCTGACTGTGGTTGATCACGGCACTTTACCCGGCAGTTTGAATACTCCGAGGGGATATTTGCAACGCCGCGATCTGCGGGCCACTTGA
- a CDS encoding Uma2 family endonuclease, with protein MTPQTLAKPISPEAYLAQEEQASDRHEYIQGVIKPMAGGTPIHNEVSGNLYIALKLRLKKSPYRVFHVDQRLWIPSQQIYTYPDVMVTGKPLVLQEGRKDTVLNACLIAEVLSPATKNYDRSEKFHYYRSIPEFQDYLLIEPEQLFVEHYHRQGPKQWSLTEYTAIDEVIHLVSIDCDLALADIYEDIEL; from the coding sequence ATGACCCCACAAACATTGGCAAAACCCATTTCCCCCGAAGCCTATTTAGCCCAAGAGGAACAGGCAAGCGATCGCCACGAATATATCCAAGGAGTGATTAAACCCATGGCTGGTGGGACACCTATTCACAATGAAGTTAGTGGCAATTTATATATTGCTTTAAAACTAAGGCTCAAAAAAAGTCCCTATCGAGTTTTTCACGTTGATCAGCGACTCTGGATTCCCTCCCAGCAAATTTATACCTATCCCGATGTGATGGTCACTGGCAAGCCCTTGGTATTGCAGGAGGGGCGAAAAGATACCGTTTTAAATGCCTGCCTCATTGCCGAAGTGCTTTCCCCTGCGACAAAAAACTATGACCGCAGCGAAAAGTTCCATTATTATCGCTCTATCCCAGAGTTTCAAGACTATCTGCTCATCGAACCGGAGCAGTTATTTGTGGAGCATTACCATCGCCAAGGCCCGAAACAATGGAGCCTCACGGAATATACGGCCATTGATGAAGTGATTCACCTTGTTTCCATCGACTGCGATCTGGCCCTAGCCGATATTTACGAAGACATCGAATTGTAA
- a CDS encoding tetratricopeptide repeat protein, whose product MNSSTPWILLGTVLLLGSGTPGLSQTAPETSNNAANAIQRYNAGVDALTQGNFEGAIAEFSAAINLDESDPDAYYNRGYSYHVLGEYQAAYDDYSQAIQLKPEFADAYGNRCYAAYLLDNYEQAIADCDQAIILKNNNPDFFINRGNAYDDLALQARNANQTELANGYHAKAIADYNAALTLRPNYFKAYYNRALAHNRFENHTAALQDYTASITGNPEFAEAYYNRAITHYKLDNLEQAIADMTQAVSLFEQQNQATNQTQALKILESLQGQL is encoded by the coding sequence ATGAACAGCAGCACCCCTTGGATCCTTTTGGGAACAGTCCTTCTCCTCGGCTCCGGCACCCCCGGACTGTCCCAGACCGCCCCTGAAACAAGCAATAACGCCGCCAACGCGATCCAACGGTATAACGCGGGGGTCGATGCCCTCACCCAAGGGAATTTTGAAGGGGCGATCGCCGAATTTTCAGCGGCCATTAACCTCGACGAATCCGACCCCGACGCCTACTACAATCGCGGCTACAGCTACCATGTCCTGGGGGAATACCAGGCCGCCTACGATGACTATAGCCAGGCGATCCAGCTCAAACCCGAATTTGCCGACGCCTACGGGAACCGCTGTTACGCTGCCTATTTGCTCGACAACTATGAACAGGCGATCGCCGATTGTGACCAAGCGATTATCCTCAAAAATAACAATCCAGATTTTTTCATTAACCGGGGCAACGCCTACGACGATCTCGCGCTCCAGGCCCGCAACGCCAACCAAACCGAACTCGCCAACGGTTACCATGCCAAGGCGATCGCCGACTACAATGCAGCCCTGACCCTCCGGCCCAACTATTTCAAGGCCTACTATAATCGCGCCCTGGCCCACAACCGTTTTGAAAATCACACCGCCGCCCTCCAGGACTACACCGCTAGCATTACTGGCAATCCTGAATTCGCCGAAGCCTACTACAACCGCGCCATTACCCACTACAAACTCGATAATCTCGAACAGGCGATCGCCGATATGACCCAAGCTGTCTCCCTTTTTGAGCAGCAAAACCAAGCCACAAACCAAACCCAAGCCCTCAAAATTCTCGAAAGCCTCCAAGGTCAGCTCTGA
- the dnaK gene encoding molecular chaperone DnaK: MGRVVGIDLGTTNSVVAVMEGGKPLVIANSEGARTTPSVVGFNKDGELLVGQMARRQAVLNPQNTYYGVKRFMGRRYSELTPESKQVPYTIRRTETDTVKIRCPRLRQEFAPEEISAKIIRRLADEAERYLGEPVTGAVITVPAYFNDAQRQATRDAGRIAGLEVLRIINEPTAAALAYGLEQQGSSSILVFDLGGGTFDVSVLEVGDGVFEVKATSGDTQLGGNDFDKKIVDWLAEKFLEAENIDLRKDRQSLQRLTEAAEKAKIELSGVTVTEINLPFITATEEGPKHLETQLDRATFESLCGELISRLRRPIKRALQDAGISPVQIREVVLVGGSTRIPLVQGLVRSFIDREPNQNVNPDEVVAVGAAIQAGILGGEVKDILLLDVTPLSLGLETIGGVTKKLIPRNTTIPVRRSDIFSTGENNQTVVEIHVVQGEREMAQGNKSLGRFKLTGIPPAPRGIPQVQVSFDIDANGILQVSARDKTTGREQSITIQGSSTLTDSEVNRMMRDAEQFAQEDRERREKVEKRNRAKALTDQAQRRLKEVTLDFGSQFASYYRRRIESLSQEILESLKQNDDRRLDRAQADLQDALYELNREVRLQYDQGEDDSFFDTIKKTLIGDDEDDLYYDSRSNYRPGAGYPPQRGYDAPPPQRNYDYAPRPPQRPQPTRNYDYGAAQPRQNYGGDRPLDDRYGNGTAPRRPVEPPASRPPRPTSRDPYEQRNVSRKYYSQGQGRNIPYENDWDEDDEWF, translated from the coding sequence ATGGGTAGAGTAGTCGGCATCGATCTAGGAACCACAAATTCCGTCGTTGCAGTGATGGAAGGCGGCAAACCCCTTGTCATTGCAAATTCCGAAGGAGCCAGAACCACCCCCTCCGTCGTTGGCTTTAACAAAGATGGCGAACTCCTCGTCGGCCAAATGGCGCGCCGTCAAGCCGTACTCAACCCCCAAAACACTTACTACGGCGTCAAACGTTTCATGGGTCGCCGCTACAGCGAACTCACCCCCGAATCCAAACAAGTCCCCTATACCATCCGCCGCACCGAAACCGATACCGTCAAAATTCGTTGTCCCCGTCTCCGTCAAGAATTCGCCCCCGAAGAAATTTCTGCCAAAATTATTCGCCGCCTTGCCGACGAAGCCGAACGTTACCTCGGTGAACCCGTCACAGGCGCCGTGATCACCGTACCTGCCTACTTCAACGATGCCCAACGCCAGGCAACCCGTGATGCCGGACGTATTGCCGGTCTTGAAGTCCTGCGGATTATCAACGAACCCACCGCCGCCGCCCTTGCCTATGGCTTGGAACAACAAGGCAGTTCCTCCATCCTCGTCTTTGACCTGGGGGGCGGGACATTCGATGTCTCCGTCCTAGAAGTGGGGGATGGCGTTTTTGAAGTGAAAGCCACCAGTGGCGATACCCAGCTTGGTGGGAACGATTTCGATAAAAAAATTGTTGATTGGCTCGCTGAAAAATTCCTCGAAGCGGAAAATATTGATCTGCGCAAAGACCGCCAATCCCTCCAACGACTCACGGAAGCTGCCGAAAAAGCCAAAATTGAACTGTCTGGGGTCACCGTCACTGAGATCAATCTTCCCTTTATTACCGCCACCGAGGAGGGCCCGAAGCACCTCGAAACCCAACTCGACCGTGCCACCTTTGAGAGCCTTTGCGGAGAATTGATCAGTCGTTTGCGTCGCCCCATTAAACGTGCCCTCCAGGATGCAGGCATTAGTCCTGTGCAAATTCGAGAAGTAGTTCTTGTGGGGGGTTCTACCCGTATTCCCCTCGTGCAGGGTCTCGTACGGAGTTTCATTGACCGCGAACCCAATCAAAACGTCAACCCCGATGAAGTAGTGGCAGTGGGAGCGGCGATCCAAGCGGGGATCCTCGGCGGAGAAGTCAAAGATATTTTGCTGCTTGATGTGACGCCTTTGTCCCTTGGGTTAGAAACCATCGGTGGGGTGACGAAAAAGCTGATTCCCCGGAATACGACGATTCCGGTGCGGCGTTCGGATATTTTTTCGACGGGAGAAAATAACCAAACCGTCGTCGAGATTCATGTGGTTCAGGGGGAACGGGAAATGGCCCAGGGAAATAAATCCCTCGGTCGCTTTAAGTTAACGGGAATTCCGCCAGCGCCCCGTGGGATTCCCCAGGTACAGGTATCCTTTGATATTGATGCCAATGGTATTTTGCAGGTGTCGGCCCGGGATAAAACCACCGGCCGGGAACAAAGCATTACAATCCAGGGTTCCTCCACCTTGACAGATAGTGAAGTGAACCGGATGATGCGGGATGCAGAGCAATTTGCCCAAGAGGATCGAGAGCGACGGGAGAAGGTTGAAAAGCGCAACCGGGCCAAAGCTTTAACGGATCAAGCCCAACGCAGATTGAAGGAAGTCACCCTTGATTTTGGTAGTCAGTTTGCGAGCTACTATCGTCGCCGCATTGAGAGTTTGTCCCAGGAAATTTTAGAGAGCCTCAAACAAAATGATGATCGCCGTTTGGATCGCGCCCAGGCGGATTTACAGGATGCGTTGTATGAGCTTAACCGCGAGGTACGCCTCCAGTATGACCAAGGGGAAGATGATTCTTTCTTTGACACGATTAAGAAAACCTTGATCGGTGATGATGAGGATGATTTGTACTATGATTCCCGTTCTAACTACCGACCAGGGGCTGGTTACCCACCCCAGCGGGGCTATGATGCGCCACCACCCCAACGCAACTATGACTATGCCCCCCGGCCACCCCAAAGACCGCAACCGACCCGCAATTATGACTATGGGGCTGCCCAACCGCGCCAAAATTATGGGGGCGATCGCCCACTAGATGACCGCTATGGGAATGGTACTGCCCCCCGTCGTCCCGTGGAACCGCCCGCTTCTCGACCACCGCGACCCACCAGTCGCGATCCCTACGAACAACGGAACGTCTCCCGCAAGTATTACAGCCAAGGCCAAGGGCGCAATATCCCCTACGAAAATGATTGGGACGAGGACGATGAATGGTTCTAG
- a CDS encoding DnaJ C-terminal domain-containing protein, with the protein MNNLRNYYEILGVPRNASSDEIKRSFRRLARRYHPDVNPGDKVAEEKFKDLNEAYEVLSDDGRRSQYDQFTRAMGGKYSRPGFNRTNRPQRNDFSQFANIGSVNPFGPKDRQQTTARVRSNSYEDFRPGTTKTTKVATPKSPAKRDVEARLTLPLEKAYRGGRERIRLEDGRSLEVDMPPHMVDGQRIRLRNQGINGGNLYLKITVAPHPFFEVQGADIYCQVPLSPSEAILGGSIEIPTIDGLVKMTVPKGVKPGQRLRLANKGYPRSSGSRGDQLVEVQLVLPPEITEEERALYEKLQEVESFNPRKNIYQYS; encoded by the coding sequence ATGAACAATTTGCGTAACTATTATGAAATTTTAGGCGTTCCTCGTAATGCCTCTAGTGATGAGATTAAGCGCTCCTTTCGACGGTTAGCGCGGCGCTATCATCCGGATGTCAACCCAGGGGATAAGGTAGCAGAAGAAAAGTTTAAGGATCTCAACGAGGCCTACGAAGTGCTGTCCGATGATGGGCGGCGATCGCAGTATGACCAGTTCACCCGGGCCATGGGGGGAAAATACAGTCGCCCTGGTTTTAATCGCACCAATCGACCCCAGCGCAACGATTTTAGTCAGTTCGCCAATATTGGCAGTGTCAATCCCTTTGGGCCGAAAGACCGACAGCAGACCACCGCCCGGGTTCGGAGCAATAGCTACGAAGATTTTCGCCCCGGCACCACAAAAACAACCAAAGTGGCTACCCCAAAATCCCCTGCCAAACGGGATGTGGAAGCACGTCTCACCCTGCCCCTGGAAAAAGCCTATCGCGGTGGGCGAGAACGGATTCGTCTCGAAGATGGGCGATCGCTTGAAGTCGATATGCCGCCCCACATGGTCGATGGCCAGCGCATTCGGTTGCGCAATCAGGGTATCAATGGCGGTAACTTATATCTCAAAATTACTGTGGCTCCCCATCCTTTCTTTGAAGTGCAGGGTGCTGATATTTACTGCCAAGTGCCCCTCAGTCCTAGCGAAGCTATTTTGGGTGGTTCCATCGAAATTCCGACCATTGACGGCCTAGTAAAAATGACTGTGCCCAAGGGGGTTAAACCAGGTCAGCGATTACGGTTGGCGAATAAAGGGTATCCCCGTAGCTCCGGCTCTCGTGGCGATCAACTGGTAGAAGTCCAGCTTGTTTTACCACCAGAAATTACCGAAGAAGAGCGGGCTTTGTACGAAAAATTACAGGAAGTCGAAAGTTTTAATCCCCGCAAAAATATTTATCAGTATTCGTAA
- a CDS encoding RluA family pseudouridine synthase → MLNQGWVYRDRVKPSQAGLAVLDFYAEFYRHSTRQEWAKRLENQQIFVDGKPATATQRLAKNQRLEYHRPPWEEPDVPLNFQILHQDPHFWIIDKPAGLPVLPAGNFLENTLLAQLKRQFPDETPVPIHRLGRGTSGLMILGRSPLGRQSLTRQLREHQITKIYRAVIPAGDYPDQITITTPIGKIFHPSLGTIFAATADGLSAHSEMRVLERLAKVSRVEVQIFTGRPHQIRIHMAAMGFPLVGDRLYLPGGLPAIYEDANHSPLPGDCGYSLNAYYLKFQHPHQDKPIDFFSQLQASCLDF, encoded by the coding sequence ATGCTCAATCAAGGCTGGGTCTACCGGGATCGCGTGAAACCCTCCCAAGCGGGCCTAGCGGTCTTGGATTTTTATGCAGAATTTTATCGCCATTCAACGCGACAAGAATGGGCTAAACGGCTTGAAAATCAGCAAATTTTTGTAGACGGCAAACCGGCCACTGCCACACAACGTTTAGCAAAGAATCAACGGCTAGAGTATCATCGCCCCCCTTGGGAAGAGCCAGATGTGCCGTTAAATTTCCAAATTTTGCACCAAGACCCCCATTTTTGGATCATCGATAAACCCGCGGGTTTACCGGTGCTGCCAGCGGGAAATTTTTTAGAAAATACGTTGTTAGCGCAACTCAAAAGGCAATTTCCTGACGAAACACCAGTGCCGATTCATCGCTTGGGACGGGGGACTTCTGGGTTGATGATCCTGGGGCGATCGCCTTTGGGGCGACAGTCACTAACACGCCAATTACGAGAACATCAAATCACAAAAATTTATCGGGCCGTCATTCCAGCGGGCGATTATCCTGATCAAATCACCATCACCACACCCATCGGCAAAATCTTTCATCCTAGCCTGGGGACAATCTTTGCCGCCACAGCAGATGGTTTATCTGCCCATAGTGAAATGCGAGTTCTAGAACGTCTAGCAAAAGTTTCACGGGTTGAGGTGCAAATTTTCACTGGACGCCCCCATCAAATTCGGATTCATATGGCAGCAATGGGCTTTCCCCTGGTCGGCGATCGCCTTTATCTTCCAGGGGGTTTACCGGCTATTTACGAAGATGCCAATCACAGTCCTTTGCCAGGGGATTGTGGTTATTCTCTTAATGCTTATTACCTAAAGTTTCAACATCCCCACCAGGACAAACCAATCGATTTTTTCTCGCAGCTTCAGGCGTCTTGTCTAGATTTCTGA
- a CDS encoding mechanosensitive ion channel family protein produces MSTLFTSIANRLQNVFNLEVIGDQIAQGLINLVVALITFAVFYCLWKIVDVPLYASFKKSKLDKTSASFLRTLVRYAILTFGAIQALNAVGINMAAIVTSLGLVGLTVGFAARDALSNLISGLLIFWDRPFVIDDLVEINGLYGRVETITLRSTRIVTVDGRMLAVPNSVVINSTVISYTNFPQLRLDIDVTVAVHENLERVRQILLSLVDDRSIFTDTPPAKVVVTALNDYNVALQLQVWLRNERTHIPERFALREKVFTALTAAGIDMPFETIQLTPLAVQLQSEI; encoded by the coding sequence ATGTCAACCCTGTTCACCAGCATTGCCAATCGCCTCCAAAACGTTTTTAACCTAGAGGTTATCGGTGACCAAATTGCCCAGGGCCTAATCAACCTCGTCGTTGCCCTCATTACCTTCGCGGTGTTCTACTGCCTTTGGAAGATTGTTGATGTGCCCCTCTATGCATCCTTCAAAAAATCAAAACTCGATAAAACCTCCGCCAGCTTCTTAAGAACCCTCGTTCGCTACGCCATTTTGACCTTTGGCGCGATCCAAGCCCTCAACGCAGTTGGGATTAACATGGCCGCAATCGTCACCAGTTTGGGACTTGTGGGATTAACGGTCGGTTTTGCTGCCCGGGATGCCCTTTCTAACTTGATTTCTGGGCTGCTCATTTTTTGGGATCGGCCCTTTGTGATTGATGACCTCGTGGAAATTAATGGTCTCTATGGCCGCGTCGAAACAATCACCCTAAGGAGCACGCGCATTGTGACCGTTGATGGCCGGATGTTAGCGGTGCCTAATTCTGTCGTGATCAATTCAACGGTGATCTCTTACACTAATTTTCCACAGTTACGCCTCGATATTGATGTCACCGTCGCTGTCCATGAAAATCTAGAGCGGGTACGACAGATCCTCTTGTCTTTGGTCGATGATCGCAGCATATTTACCGACACACCGCCCGCTAAAGTGGTGGTGACGGCTCTCAATGACTATAACGTGGCACTCCAACTTCAGGTTTGGTTACGCAATGAGCGCACCCATATTCCCGAACGCTTTGCCCTCCGAGAAAAAGTTTTTACCGCTTTAACCGCAGCAGGGATTGATATGCCCTTTGAAACAATTCAGCTCACTCCCTTGGCTGTGCAATTGCAATCAGAAATCTAG
- the psbA gene encoding photosystem II q(b) protein → MTTLLQQQGSANLWERFCQWVTSTENRFYVGWFGVLMIPTLLTATICFILAFVAAPPVDIDGIREPVAGSLLYGNNIITAAVVPSSNAIGLHFYPIWDAANLDEWLYNGGPYQLIVFHFLLGIFSYMGREWELSYRLGMRPWIAVAYSAPVAAATAVLLVYSIGQGSFSDGLPLGISGTFNFMFVLQAEHNVLMHPFHMLGVAGVFGGALFSAMHGSLVTSSLIRETTETESQNSGYRFGQEEETYNIVAAHGYFGRLIFQYASFNNSRALHFFLAAWPVIGIWFASLAVACFAFNLNGFNFNQSLLDSQGRVINTWADILNRANLGIEAMHERNVHNFPLDLAAGDQAPVALQAPAING, encoded by the coding sequence ATGACTACACTTCTACAACAGCAAGGCTCTGCCAATCTCTGGGAGCGCTTTTGCCAATGGGTTACAAGCACAGAAAATCGTTTCTATGTAGGCTGGTTTGGGGTTTTAATGATTCCCACACTGTTGACCGCAACGATTTGTTTTATCCTGGCATTTGTTGCTGCGCCCCCGGTTGATATTGATGGGATTCGCGAACCTGTTGCTGGCTCTTTGCTGTATGGCAACAATATTATTACCGCTGCTGTGGTGCCGAGTTCTAATGCGATCGGTCTGCACTTTTATCCCATTTGGGATGCCGCAAATTTAGATGAATGGCTCTACAACGGTGGCCCCTACCAACTGATTGTGTTCCACTTCCTGCTTGGCATCTTTTCCTATATGGGGCGGGAATGGGAACTGTCCTACCGTTTAGGAATGCGTCCGTGGATTGCGGTTGCCTATTCCGCACCGGTAGCGGCGGCGACTGCTGTGCTCTTGGTTTATTCAATTGGCCAAGGATCTTTTTCCGATGGTTTACCGTTGGGCATCTCTGGCACCTTTAACTTCATGTTCGTGTTGCAAGCTGAACATAATGTGTTGATGCATCCTTTCCATATGCTGGGGGTTGCAGGTGTCTTTGGTGGTGCGTTGTTTTCTGCGATGCACGGTTCCCTCGTGACCTCTTCTTTGATTCGGGAGACCACAGAAACGGAGTCCCAAAATAGTGGCTATCGTTTTGGTCAAGAGGAAGAAACTTACAATATTGTGGCGGCCCATGGTTATTTTGGACGCTTGATCTTCCAATATGCTTCTTTTAATAATAGTCGCGCCCTCCACTTTTTCCTTGCTGCTTGGCCAGTGATTGGTATCTGGTTTGCCTCTTTAGCAGTGGCTTGTTTTGCCTTTAACTTGAACGGGTTTAATTTCAACCAATCTCTGTTAGATTCCCAAGGACGGGTGATCAATACTTGGGCGGATATTCTCAATCGGGCAAATCTGGGGATTGAGGCCATGCACGAACGCAATGTTCATAATTTCCCCCTCGATTTAGCAGCCGGAGATCAAGCGCCTGTCGCCCTCCAAGCCCCGGCAATTAATGGCTAA
- a CDS encoding Tll0287-like domain-containing protein, protein MSSGRKFSHFLTGILISALVIATLVWPIVPVQAAPNPPDFARAVQAIEDLDQMRSELAKTIDPTAEITPQTMQEVCKPVGMKARQLSQDNGWQVKQVAKKYRNPDHAPQNLQETMAIAKFTQHPELLSYSQIQGDRLHYYRRINIESSCLACHGPKDNRPNFIKAKYLDDLAYDFKAGDLRGLYSVIIPSLETAQTNPE, encoded by the coding sequence ATGAGCAGTGGTCGAAAGTTTTCACATTTTCTGACCGGCATTCTCATTAGTGCCTTGGTGATCGCCACCTTGGTTTGGCCCATTGTCCCTGTGCAAGCAGCCCCCAATCCCCCCGATTTTGCTCGGGCCGTGCAGGCCATCGAAGATCTCGACCAAATGCGCTCTGAGCTAGCCAAAACGATTGATCCGACGGCAGAAATTACACCGCAAACTATGCAGGAAGTTTGTAAACCAGTGGGGATGAAAGCGAGGCAACTGAGTCAAGATAACGGTTGGCAAGTCAAACAGGTGGCTAAAAAATATCGCAATCCAGACCATGCCCCGCAAAATCTCCAGGAAACCATGGCGATCGCCAAATTTACGCAACACCCCGAACTCCTGAGCTATAGTCAAATCCAAGGCGATCGCCTCCACTACTACCGCCGCATTAATATCGAAAGCAGTTGTCTCGCCTGCCACGGCCCGAAGGACAATCGCCCCAATTTCATCAAAGCTAAATATTTAGATGATCTCGCCTACGACTTCAAAGCTGGCGACCTACGGGGACTGTATTCTGTCATTATTCCTAGCCTCGAAACGGCCCAGACTAACCCTGAGTAA
- a CDS encoding DUF3122 domain-containing protein — protein sequence MFFLKKGLILLSLSLILLVSSGVWARPSFASIRQQEEAPGQILYQSRQSIQDNHGQTWQVVLFKRVKDGRAETVDLRLVAYPGQATFIHPGSLSLSAPNQAILTAPDQFATEAPAPNVGQFDLKEILPQLPTDQKVQLSLPLKEQTTIEIPPAVLLEWRLMA from the coding sequence ATGTTTTTTCTTAAAAAAGGATTGATTCTTCTCAGCCTAAGCCTGATTCTCTTGGTGAGTAGCGGCGTTTGGGCAAGACCCAGTTTCGCCAGTATCCGCCAACAGGAAGAAGCCCCTGGACAAATCCTGTATCAGTCTCGCCAATCTATCCAAGACAATCACGGTCAAACTTGGCAGGTGGTGCTGTTTAAACGGGTTAAAGATGGTCGTGCCGAAACCGTTGACCTACGCCTTGTGGCCTATCCCGGCCAGGCGACTTTTATCCATCCGGGTTCTTTGAGTTTATCTGCTCCCAATCAAGCGATCCTCACAGCACCAGATCAATTTGCCACCGAAGCCCCTGCGCCCAATGTGGGTCAATTTGATTTAAAAGAGATTTTGCCCCAGTTGCCCACCGATCAAAAAGTTCAACTTAGCTTGCCCCTCAAGGAACAGACGACCATCGAGATTCCCCCGGCAGTTCTCTTGGAGTGGCGACTTATGGCCTAG
- a CDS encoding putative bifunctional diguanylate cyclase/phosphodiesterase, translating into MATVFPQERRFLELALAQAIARHQLTVVYQPQVNPQTTMVTGFEALLRWDHPQFGSISPTVFIPIAEEAGLIHELGDWVLQRAIKQLKKWHQQSQQTFRMAVNISVHQVTAPHFFERLQDLLVSHQVAPQHLELEITESVLIEDFQNICAVLASLQKLGVKIAIDDFGTGYASFNYTRLFGWDTLKLDRCFIKNLHCNKVNSAITKNLINMSHDLGFKVVAEGIEHPEELAMLKQFCCDEVQGYYFSRPLMPALLEIQQITGGHLMPGAIAYLAA; encoded by the coding sequence ATGGCAACTGTATTCCCCCAAGAACGACGTTTTTTAGAATTAGCCCTTGCCCAGGCGATCGCCCGCCATCAGTTGACCGTCGTTTACCAGCCCCAAGTCAATCCTCAAACGACGATGGTGACGGGATTTGAAGCTCTACTCCGGTGGGATCACCCCCAGTTCGGTTCGATTTCTCCCACGGTATTTATCCCCATTGCCGAAGAAGCGGGTCTGATCCACGAGCTTGGGGACTGGGTCTTGCAGCGGGCCATAAAACAGTTAAAAAAATGGCATCAACAGTCCCAGCAAACCTTTCGGATGGCCGTTAATATTTCGGTACATCAGGTCACGGCTCCTCACTTCTTTGAGCGGCTCCAGGATCTCCTGGTTTCCCATCAAGTTGCGCCCCAACATCTAGAGCTAGAGATCACGGAGTCAGTTTTGATTGAGGATTTTCAAAATATCTGCGCCGTTTTAGCATCACTGCAAAAATTAGGCGTCAAGATTGCCATTGATGACTTCGGTACAGGCTATGCTTCTTTTAATTACACCAGGTTGTTTGGCTGGGATACCCTGAAGTTAGACCGCTGCTTCATTAAAAATTTACATTGTAATAAAGTGAATTCGGCGATCACCAAAAATCTCATTAATATGTCCCATGATCTGGGGTTCAAGGTGGTTGCTGAGGGCATCGAACATCCAGAAGAATTGGCAATGCTCAAGCAGTTTTGTTGTGATGAAGTCCAGGGATATTACTTTAGTCGCCCCCTCATGCCAGCTCTACTCGAAATTCAGCAGATTACGGGTGGTCATTTGATGCCTGGGGCGATCGCCTATTTAGCTGCCTGA